In Kosmotoga arenicorallina S304, the DNA window TTCTATGCTATCGGCTATGCTTTTCTTGAAATCAGAAGGCTCCTTTGCTTTGAGTAAAGCCACTTCGAGAGAGGATTTCGCTACAGCCAGAGGAGTTCTCAATTCGTGCGCTATATTGAGTGAAATTGTTTCTATTTCACTGATAAGCTCTTCAATTTTGTCGAGAGATATGTTAACCGCTTTTTCCAGCTCTGATATTTCTATACCAGTTTTTTTAACATCAATTCTTTTGTCCAGAATTCCCTTTTTGCTTATTTCCTGCAATGTTTTACCTATTTTGCCAACAGGATCGAGAAGCTTTCCGGTAATCCTTTCCCCGAAGAACCAGATGAGAAAAATAACTGCACCTGTCCCTGTGTATAGAAATGTGAAAAAGAATTTAAAAAATCTAGATTCTGAGGAGACATTTTGTGCGATGATAAATGTGACAGTATCGCTCTCTATTTTGGAACTGCTTATGTATACCCTGTATTCCCCTGTATCTTCAAAACCTTCTGGTTTCTTCTGGAGTTCTGAGAAAGCACCAGGTGATAAATGAAAACTGCTCACCAGCTTTCCGTTTTTATAAATCTCAAAAGCCATTTTATCACTGCCAGGCAAGCTAAAAAAGGCATTTGCGGGAATTCTCTGAGTATAGATTCTGTACAAATCATTGTAAAAGGCGATTATTCCTGCGTCTATCTCGCTTTTTTTCCAGCGGTACACATAAAATACCAGAAGGAAAATGAGTGCAAGAATGAGGGGAACATAGGTTGCCAGATACAGCAGGTTGATTTTTCTTTTAACGCTCAGCATAATCTTCACCATCAAGCCTTTTAAGGCGATACCCTATTCTCGCCACGGTTTCTATAAACACATCATAACCGAAGGGCTTCAGCTTATTTCGCAAATAGAGGATATAAACATCAACGATATTGCTTTTTGGCTCATAATGGCTTTCCCAAACTTTATTTATTATCTGCTCGCGGCTAAAGACAACGCCAGGAAAGCGCACAAAGAGCTCCATTATTCCGAACTCCCTGGCACTTAGTTTTATAGGTTTATCCTCAATGTGTACTTCCCGCTTTTTAAGATCCATTACCAGGCCTTTATAAGTCAAAACTTCCCTTTTCAAAGGCTGCTGTCTCCGTATAAGGGCTTCAACGCGAGCAAGCAATTCTCTGAAATCAAAGGGCTTGGGAAGATAATCATCCGCTCCAACAGAAAAACCTTTCAGCTTGTTTTCGATATCACCCAATGCTGTCAGCATCAATATAGGAGTTGCTTTCTCCTGTCTCAGGGCGGCACAGAATTCAAAACCCGATAGATCTGGAAGGAGAATATCGAGTATTATAGCATCATAGTCAACAACCTGTGCGAGTTCAAGCCCATCTTCCCCGGTGAAGGCAAGATCTACGAAGTAATTATGGGTTTCAAATCCCGCTTTAATGTTCTCTGCTAATTTCCTGTTGTCTTCTACGACAAGGAGCTTCATTTCTTATTGCCCTCTTTGTTATTTTTAGGTGGTTTATCCGGCTTCCCCGGTGAAGGGGGTTCGGGCTTCTCTGGATGTTCTTTCTTTTCTTTGGTAGCGAGTCTCTCCCTAACCTCTTTTAGTTTTGTCGCGCGGTTTTCCTTTTTAAGAATTGCTGGTGTTACCGGATCAACGCTTACTATTGAATCCCCCACAAATATTTGCCATCTAAGCTGGTTGTTGACCTCTTCGAGAAATATCGCCTGGAGTTCCTCCGTTTCCGTAAGGAAAACAAGTGCGAGGGCATCTGTGATAGAAACCTTTGGCTTCCCGGAAAAGGCTTCTGTTAGAGTTTCAGAAGCAACAAGAGTAAGTGTTGAACCATCGAGGGTTATGGAAGCGTCTTCTGTTATCACGTGCCAGTTTCTTTCGCCATCTGAATATATAGCGTAAATGTATTTTGCGTTTTTTTCGCTTAGCGTTAGAATCACGTCGAGTATACTTGTTTCGGGCACTATTCCCGGTTGAACTGATTCTATTATTTCATATGTTTTTTCAATATCAAGGCCTACATTTGCTAACAGGACGCATGACGAAAATAATGCCATCGCCAAAAATATGTACTTCATAAAATCACCCCAGAAGAGGGGGGAATCCCCCCTCGACATCGATATCACTCAAGATCGATGGTAATATAATCTGCCGGGACGGTTACCGCCAATGTAGCCACAGGCGTAAGATCATCTATATCGAAATCAGTACCGTCATCTGTGTAGTAATCATCATAAAGCTTCAATATATAATCTCCTGCTTCCACTTTCGGGAACCTGAATTCCCCATTTTCCCATTTTGGGTTTTCACGGTGCGTGAATGTCGTCAATACGTCTTCATCATCGTAATCATCGCTTTCGGGGAACAGCGCAACAAGCATGGGTGTTGCGTGAGGCGTGACTTCTCCTTCAACATCATAAAGTTCTCCATGACGCATATTTATAACAGGTGTCATGTGCAAATTCCCCACATTGTCAGGATCCCACTGCCCCTGAACTTTGAGGGATTTGGAAAGGTCAAAGTCGAGAATCAGTGTAGCCTCTTCTGAAAAGTCAAGTGGCTCCTTAAAATTGTACTTGAAAGTGCCAGAGCTTACCTTAACAGGGTATTCTTTCCCTCTAACTGTTGCTGTGGCATCTCCAACATCAAAGCGCAACTGGTCATATACTCCTGTTCCATCAACAGTTGCAAGCATTATCTCGGTTCCGACAAGATCGAGAATGTTTACAACAGTGCTTTCATCCGTAACAACAACCGATGCCTCATCAGATATTAGT includes these proteins:
- a CDS encoding sensor histidine kinase; amino-acid sequence: MLSVKRKINLLYLATYVPLILALIFLLVFYVYRWKKSEIDAGIIAFYNDLYRIYTQRIPANAFFSLPGSDKMAFEIYKNGKLVSSFHLSPGAFSELQKKPEGFEDTGEYRVYISSSKIESDTVTFIIAQNVSSESRFFKFFFTFLYTGTGAVIFLIWFFGERITGKLLDPVGKIGKTLQEISKKGILDKRIDVKKTGIEISELEKAVNISLDKIEELISEIETISLNIAHELRTPLAVAKSSLEVALLKAKEPSDFKKSIADSIEELNRVIELSNALLYISKLERGKHTLEKIDLSDLVAKVAEKYMTIYKELDFQLDFEPMVTLSGNEMLLESAISCLIDNACKNTTSKTVKIELKCSGSNIEVLVFNPGKPIPEELRGQIFSKFATADKQNPGIGLGLYISSKIVRLHNGLIRYDHQDGNNVFSIILPMTL
- a CDS encoding DUF4382 domain-containing protein, with product MKKNLLWLLVILVAFVFSGCFLFPFNRSGSISVFLTDAVANIDDLERLDVQIDAVILISDEASVVVTDESTVVNILDLVGTEIMLATVDGTGVYDQLRFDVGDATATVRGKEYPVKVSSGTFKYNFKEPLDFSEEATLILDFDLSKSLKVQGQWDPDNVGNLHMTPVINMRHGELYDVEGEVTPHATPMLVALFPESDDYDDEDVLTTFTHRENPKWENGEFRFPKVEAGDYILKLYDDYYTDDGTDFDIDDLTPVATLAVTVPADYITIDLE
- a CDS encoding response regulator transcription factor codes for the protein MKLLVVEDNRKLAENIKAGFETHNYFVDLAFTGEDGLELAQVVDYDAIILDILLPDLSGFEFCAALRQEKATPILMLTALGDIENKLKGFSVGADDYLPKPFDFRELLARVEALIRRQQPLKREVLTYKGLVMDLKKREVHIEDKPIKLSAREFGIMELFVRFPGVVFSREQIINKVWESHYEPKSNIVDVYILYLRNKLKPFGYDVFIETVARIGYRLKRLDGEDYAER